The following DNA comes from Clarias gariepinus isolate MV-2021 ecotype Netherlands chromosome 7, CGAR_prim_01v2, whole genome shotgun sequence.
aactCTTAAACCTTCTTAAGACATTATAGGGAGAAGTTTTAGCTCCACCACCAGGGGGCATGATATTATACTCCCTGAGGCAACAAGAGATAAAAGAGAGAAGTTTCTCCTAAACAAATCTCAGCTTTACCACTGACCCTATACAGATAGCCACTAACTTTATGTGGAAGAATCTTCTCTAGTTTCTCTCCACTCAGTCCTCCGGCCTCCAGCTCCTTCTTCGCCTCCTCTGTCGTCTTTCCTTTCATTAGAGCTTCGGTCTGGGCCAAGAAGTTGGCAATCAGgatctacacaaacacacacacacacactcaatcagaagTGAATTCCTATACTGCATCTGTATAACAGTTATATTTGTTCTTCAGTCGTGCCTTATGATGCAGGTTGTTTCTGACTGGATGCTGAGTCTGAGCCGGGATGAGGAAGTCAGCAGGGACCATGCGAGTTCCTACAGAGGAGACAAAGGGTGAAAACAGTTTTACATGCCACATGGCCTCCAAATGTTTTCACACATAGAGAAGTTTTTACATATTTCATATATAGCCTTTAAAATGTCTTGAAATCATTCTCATGGATCACAAGTTTGCAAATGgactttacacacaaacacatagcATGAGCAATGTTAGAGGTTTGAATCCCGCCTCCAGGCATGTTCTCGCTGTGTTTGGACTTCcgctcacagtccaaagacataagGTGTAGGCTGATGCCCTGCAacgggttggcaccccatcaagTGTGTCCTCTGCCTTAGTCCAATATCATGGACCCAGCACCATGTAATAGATGTTTAGGGATGTCCACACTtcacatcattatcatcattatcattatcatctagggtgtaacctgccttgTGCTCTTAATTCTCTGGCATAAGTACCAAACCCTTGCAATCCTCCACAGGATAAACGGTATGAAGGACAGATTAATGGAACTGCCGAGGACCAGCCCAGAAGTGTGCGTCCATGAATTTCCTTGACATGGTGCTGGCTCCACGGTGGATGGAAGGCTCCTGGGCCACCATGTAGTGTGGGACTCAGCAGTgcttttcattcctttttttttagagagaatTTACTTCTACTTATTATGATGAGAAGAAACTCACTCTCACTTGGAGAGAAACTCTGACAGCTCCATTCCAAATTATTTAAGGCTAGTTTCTAATCAGAATCagtaaaaacattcattttgattctgcatttgatttgattaatatCACATTCTGCACAGGGTAAAGCTTGATCAGGGTCAGAATCACCTTTATTCTGATTGTGATTGTAACTGTCGTAATAGCTCCAACAGCTATATTGTGTCCAAGGATTTTTTGAAGCCTAAAACATACTAAACTGAAGTcaactttttaataattttttttttttcgtgagaGCTCAAAGGATAAAATGTGAGTCTACTGCTgctataaatatgtatatgaaATCCAAGTCAGTGGTAATGCTGAGATTTGTTTAGGAGAAACTTCTTTCTTTTATCTCTTGTTGCCTCGGGGCTTAGCAGGAGAAGTTATTCCAGATTGAGTGCCTGAATTAAGTCTCTTTTATGTACGTATACAGAGAAAAATAGCACCATTTTCTTGCTCAAGAAAGTGTATCTTGTATCAGACATGACCTTGGTGAATAAGCTGGTAGAAGGCGTGTTGTCCGTTAGTGCCAGGCTCCCCCCATACGATGGGTCCCGTGTGGTAGTTGACACGTGTGCCATGGTTGGTTATGTACTTCCCATTTGACTCCATGTCACCCTGGACATGACAATAGAAGTAAATATCACATTTATGAATGAAGTGTTATGCACAACATTATATACTACTCTGTCAACGCCATCCAGCTCTTCTATACATTAATCAAATCTACCTATCCCTACCATCTATCTCTACCATCCATTCATGCATCTACCCATCATACCCTCAAACCTCTATTCGTCCATTTATACTTCATCTATTTACCTATCTCTATCATCCATCCCTGCTATCCATTCAACTGTCCAGCTTTACCTGCCTTTCCTTTTTCCCTCTCCATATCTACAGTACCATTCACCCCAACAATGCATCATTCCATCCATTCCATTTGTCTATCCCATTCACCATCACTACCATTCACTCACCTTTAACATCCATCTATCTACACCTTCCATTCCTTTATTTCTACCATCCAACAaacaccatccatccatccttctaaCCATCATTCCCTGCTATCCACGATTGATTCCCTACCATGCATCCAAACCTAAACATTTATCCCTACAATTAATCATCATCCATTTATACCTAACATTAATCTCAGCCATCATACCTTCTATATATCCATCCCTTCTATGTATCATTAGATCCCTCTCATCCATCCATAAATGTCTTTTATCCATCCGTGCCTTCATAATTACTATCTATTGATCTCTTCCATGTGTCATTTATCATCAATTTTTACACCATCAACCATCAATCCAAACCAATGTTCTATCTTTATATTATTTGATGCCTATCACCCATCCATCTCACATCCATCCACCCAGTTCACTTATCCATAGCATCCTTCAAATCTAACCATCCATAAGTGTATGGTATCAACCACCCCTACCATCTCTAACCTCCATCTCTAACCTCTCATCCATCCTTCTATTTCTACCATCCAGCAAACACtaacatccatccattcatttatcCACCATCTATCAATTACTACAATAAATCCCTATTATCTattgatccatccatccatccaacaatCAAGAAACTAGATGCATCCACCTGCTGAAAGTATGCAGCAAAGCGGTGCATGTACTGGTCGTAGGGCAGCAGACAGTGAGTCTCCGCCTGGAAGAAGTTGATGTACCAGATACCCAGCATGGCCAGGAGAACCGGTGCATTCTGATCCAAGGGAGCTGTTCGGAAATGATTGTCCTACACAGAGCGTGAGTAATACAGTGTGTTAACATTCACAGGTTGCCAAAACAGTGTTCTATACGTTCTATACAGCATTCTATACATAAACACCTACCATCCAGTGAGCTCCAGCTAGGAGCTTTTCAAAGTTCTCATAgcctaagaaaaaaaagatggaaagaaagtttgagtttaataaaaattaaaataagttgATATTTTTAACAGTAACTGTTGTGACTTACCAACGTGCAAAGCGATGGAAAGTCCAATTGCAGACCATAAGGAGTAACGTCCTCCAACCCACTGGAAAGCAGATGACCTCATTAAAAATAACAACTCCACTGTTCTATATATCACAGGTCTCACTTGTTCTGTCTTCCACCTACACTATATACTGGGGTCTTTTGTACTGAGcctacataaataaacatttgctTATTGCATAAACTAAACTTTCTCAAAActttgatttgttttaattaattaatttttttttttgcatttttgcattattattattatttttaaagttgatAATCAGTGGTGTGTCAGGGATGAAAGTACGAAGTCTGTAACAACAAAGAAAATCTTACTCATCAAGCTTGCTTCAAATGCTTCCCAGGAACTATAGGAACTAAACAATGGCCAAATTTAACTGGTTAATTTTTGCCTGCTTGCTTGTACTATATGATCGAAGCTTTCAGACGGGACACATCCACACAGCTGAGACCTTGCACTTTATTAACGTGACCGAAACCAGCATGCCGACCTTTGGTGCGACCCAGCCGTCAGTGCCCTCTTCTGCGTAAGATAAGGTCGTGCTGTATTTATAACATCAGCCAGAGCCGTGAGGAGAGATTCTGATTACTGAGCAGCTGCCAGTGTGTGTGGATCTAGACGCCTACTTCACAGGTCAAACGATCATGCTAATAATAGCCATTGCATGAGCCTTATTGAGTAAGGCAGCCTCAAACACTCAGCATACAGACAGGGCATCATCTctcacacatgcagacacactcACATCCCAGAACCCGAACATATTCTCGGTGTCAATGCCGAAGTCCTTGACTTTGggctggaaaacaaaaaaaagaagaggttACAAAGAGGACACAGGGACAGAATGCATTTAAAACTTGAGTACTACATGTGAGTCAGTGTACCCCATTGGTAGACAAGGCTACGAAGTGCTTAGCAACAGCAGAtttctgaaagagagagagagagagagagagagagagagagagagaaagagagaatataaaaatatatatagtattttaaaTTAGGATATAACTTATTCTGGTATCTACATACATTTGactataaatttttcagttcCCAGACTCTTGTCTACAAAGTGCACTCAGAGGGCAGGCGTAATGAGGATTAAAATTCATAGCAAGATTCCCCATGAGTCAAGACTCACATCTTTGGCAGCCTGCAAGAACCACTCCTTGGCCGACTCGGCGTTGGTGATGGTCTCCTGAGTGGTGAAGGTCTGAAATGTACAGAACAGGCCTGAGGTAGACTCACACTATATTCAGGATGATTGCAATACCAGTGGACGCTTctctgaaataaaacactttgtgtgtattattataagGAAATGATTATCACACAGAACAttctaaagtttttttcttccatttacaGGTATACCAAAGCAAGTTGCCAAAAATGATGATTTATTGAAGAGTAACACACTATATTCCATCAatgaaagtttttaaattcttagTGGTAAATGGTGATGAGAATGAACCACGGAAGTGGTTCATTCAGgatgacttagaagcaattacagTACTAAGAAGACAAAGGTAGGATAACATAACCTTATCTGAGGAGTTTCTTATTGAAAGAAAAGAACCTTGTGtttgggttttggcaggcagcttcTCTCCGCTCTTTCCAGTACTACAGCCTATCATGATCACTGAATTATATTATGTTGGGAAAGGTTTTCAAAAACCAGAACTTGCCAAGTCTTCTTTTTTTGgttataaaacaattttttaaactatttgtcATCAGTAGTAGGTGGAATGGGGCTAGATtgcaccttgcacctccatggtctgggttcagttcccatacacgtctgtgtgcatggagtttgcatgatctccccgtgcttgttgggttttctccaggtactctggttttctctcacacttcaaagacatgcagattaggctaattcgcattcccaaattgccgatagtgtgtaccctgcaatggattggcaccccatccagggtgtaccccgcctcgtgccctaagtctcctgtgacACAGGATAATGCGgtgtagacaatgagtgagtgagttatcaGTAGTGCAGGATTATGTTGAGCATCGGATACTATGTAACATAACAatgaataaattacattttactcGCAATAATCTAGAGGGAGCACTGAAACTACAATAAAACTACAACATAAAGAATccctaaaataaattaataattataagtaaaacatttattagccCCTGTTTAATCTAAGAGGTTTTAACAGAGTGATAAGTTACCTTTGAGGCGATGATGAAGAGCGTGGTCTCTGCGTTGAGCTCTGCCAGCGTCTTGGCAATGTGTGTGCCATCAATGTTCGACACAAACCAGACACGTGGGCCACCTTTGGAGTACGGCTTCAGTGCCTCAGTCACCATCAAGGGACCCTAAGGAGTGCAGTTGCTAAGAATGAGGTTGTACATAATATGAGAAATTATTTGAACAAGCAGTGACGATTAAGaaaaaatacagttaaaccttggattgcgagcttaattcattccggaagcatgc
Coding sequences within:
- the gpib gene encoding glucose-6-phosphate isomerase b, whose translation is MGLSSDPNFQKLQQWYTANSQSLSMRQMFEADKQRFSKFSLTLKTDDGDILLDYSKNLVNEDVMKMLIELAKSRGVEAARDRMFSGEKINFTEDRAVLHVALRNRSNTPIQVDGKDVMPEVNQVLEKMKGFCHKVRSGEWKGYTGKSMTDVVNIGIGGSDLGPLMVTEALKPYSKGGPRVWFVSNIDGTHIAKTLAELNAETTLFIIASKTFTTQETITNAESAKEWFLQAAKDKSAVAKHFVALSTNGPKVKDFGIDTENMFGFWDWVGGRYSLWSAIGLSIALHVGYENFEKLLAGAHWMDNHFRTAPLDQNAPVLLAMLGIWYINFFQAETHCLLPYDQYMHRFAAYFQQGDMESNGKYITNHGTRVNYHTGPIVWGEPGTNGQHAFYQLIHQGTRMVPADFLIPAQTQHPVRNNLHHKILIANFLAQTEALMKGKTTEEAKKELEAGGLSGEKLEKILPHKVFQGNKPTNSIVFKKLTPFTLGVLIAMYEHKIFIQGVMWEINSFDQWGVELGKQLAKKIEPELQDTVEVSSHDSSTNGLINFIKKNFA